A genomic window from Gossypium hirsutum isolate 1008001.06 chromosome D10, Gossypium_hirsutum_v2.1, whole genome shotgun sequence includes:
- the LOC121222035 gene encoding uncharacterized protein, producing MTYVIRAREDAFAPDVITAMSVQKYVRKGHDAYLAYMLDAKVSESKIKSVPIICEYPDVFLEEIPGLPQLSKVMFLGHVVSVEGICMDPRKIEAILDWKQPRNVIGSFLGLAGYYRRILAELQVKLIWLDEIKSKQLLDKSLISQVQQIDESKTSDFDFNSDDILCF from the exons ATGACATATGTTATTCGTGCACGTGAGGATGCCTTtgcacctgatgttattactg ccATGTCAGTACAAAAATATGTCAGAAAAGGGCATGATGCTTATCTTGCCTATATGTTGGATGCTAAAGTAtctgaatcaaagattaaatCAGTGCCAATAATCtgtgagtatcctgatgtgtttctggaagaaatACCTGGATTACCACAG ttgagTAAGGTTATGTTTCTGGGGCATGTGGTTTCTGTTGAGGGTATCTGCATGGACCCTAGGAAGATAGAGGCTATActggattggaagcagcctagaAATGTGATTGGGAGTTTCTTGGGTCTAGCGGGTTACTATCGGAG GATTCTGGcagagttgcaagttaagctaaTATGGTTGGATGAGATTAAGAGTAAGCAACTTCTAGATAAGTCTCTAATCAGTCAAGTTCAGCAGATTGATGAGAGCAAGACTTCGGATTTTGATTTTAATAGTGATGATATTTTGTGCTTTTGA